The sequence GAGATTCCAAGTAGTAAGGCATTTTTAGGGGATGAAAAATTAAGATTGTTAGAGGTAGAAAGAAGTTTGTTGTGGGAGATGAAATATATGCGTGATTTTAAGGAAGCCATGTATTATGAAAAAATGAATAACGGCAGAGTTAAATGTTTTTTGTGCCCTCACCGATGTACAATAAAAGACGGATATTCGGGGATATGCGGAGTCAGGAAAAATAAAAACGGGATTTTAAATACAATAAATTATGGGAAAATATCGTCCTATGCCTATGATCCTATTGAAAAGAAACCATTACGCAATTTTTATCCCAATACAAGGATATTTTCCATAGGAAGCTTCGGATGCAATTTAAAATGTCGATTTTGTCAGAACTGGCAGATTTCTCAACAGCTTCCCCCTACGATAGAAATTCCGGATAAGGATATTTTGGCTCTTGCAGGAGAAAATTCCATAGGAATTGCCTATACTTATAATGAGCCTACAATATGGTACGAATATGTTTTCCATATAGCAAAGAAGATAAGGGAAATAGGGTTAAAGAACGTATTGGTAACTAACGGGTATATTGAGCAAGAACCCTTGAAAGAACTTCTTCCGTTTATAGATGCATTAAATATAGACCTGAAATCCTACGATGACGAATACTATAGAGAACTATGCGGAGGGAATATAGGACCGATACTTGAAACAATTAAAATGTCCGCAGAAAAGTCTCATGTGGAAATAACTACTCTTATTGTTGAAGGAGAAAATGATTCTCCTGAAAAAATTGGGAGTATGGCTTATTGGATTTCTCAGATTGATAAGAATATTCCTCTTCATATTACAAGGTATTTCCCCGCATATAAGATGAACAATCCCCCTACATCTTTGGATATATTGACGGAGCTGAAAGAACAAGCAGATAAGTACCTAAAATATGTTTATTTAGGTAATGTATAAAGAAGGAGATGTCTTATGAATACTCCCATATTTAATGCACTGACAGAATATATGGATAAAAAAGGAGTATCTTTTCATATGCCCGGACATAAAGGGAAAAATACTCTCATAGATTGGGGAAAATATATTCCATATATAGATGTAACCGAAATTGAAGGAATGGATAACCTGCATAATCCTACCGGTATAATAGAGGAAAGTCAGAGACTATCGGCAAAAGCATTCCATTCTAAAGAAACTTTCTTTTCCGTGAACGGAACTACGGGAGGAATATATATAGCATTAGCAGCAGCGACCGATCCTGGGGATAAGATTTTGATTCAAAGGAACTGCCATAAATCCGTATATAATGGAATAATACTTAACAGACTTATTCCCGAATATATTTATCCTCATTATAATAAAAAATATAACTTAATAACAGGAATAAATCCGGAAGATATAGAATTAATATTAAGTAAGGATTCCGATATAAAGGCAGTAGTTGTCACATACCCTACTTATTATGGGATATGTTCAAACGTTGAAGAGATTTCAAGAATAGTCCATAAATATAACAAGATCTTGATAGTGGATGAAGCCCATGGAAGTCATTTCGTTTTTTCTCCCCATCTTCCCATATCATCTTTGGAGGCGGGAGCGGATATTGTAGTTCAAAGTACTCATAAGACTCTTCCAAGTTTTACTCAAACTTCCATGATTCATGTAGGAACAGACAGGGTAAATATAGATAAATTAAAAACCATGTCCTCCTTGTATCAAACCACAAGTCCTTCTTATATATTTATGGCTTCTTTGGATATAGCAAGAGAATATATGGAGACAAAGGGAGAGGAAAAACTGAACTCTCTTTTTGAAAATATTGACTATACTTTAAATAGGATACGACATATGAATAATGTATTTGTTTTCGAAGGGGATGCTGAAGATGATACGATATGGGATTTTGATAAGACAAAGATTATTTTAAGAATTAACGGAATGAAGGGAACGGAGCTCCAAAGAGTACTGAACAAAAAATATAATATACAATTGGAAATGGCTGATTATTATTATGGACTGATTTTAACTACGTTAATGAATGATAGGGAGGATTTTGAAAAATTAATATCTGCATTGACAAATATAAAAAAAATTGACAAGAATATTCCGACCTTATCTGTAGATTTCCCACCTGTTAATCAAATTCTTAGTCCCTGGGAAGCCTTTTATGGGAATAAAGAGGAATGTAAATTAAAAGATGCAGTGGGAAAAATTTCAGGAGAATTTGTAGTACCGTATCCCCCGGGTGTCCCCTTGATATGTCCTGGGGAAGAGATAACACCGGAAATCTACGAAAAAATTAGATTTTTAAAAGAAAATTCAGTGGAAATAATCGGGTTATTAGATTATAATATAGAAAAGATACGAACAATTAAATAGAAAGGAAGACTTAATATGAGGGGATTATTCATAACTTTGGAAGGACCTGATGGTTCGGGTAAGAGTACGGTTATCAAACTATTGTCAACATGGCTTAAAGAAAAAAATGTAGAATTTATAACAACCAGAGAACCAGGAGGAACCAATATAGGAGAAGATATAAGAAAAATTATATTGGATAAAAAAAACAACTCAATGTCTCCTCAAACAGAAGCTCTTCTTTATGCGGCAGCCAGAAGTCAGCATGTTTCGGAGAAGATACTTCCAGCATTAAAGGAAGGAAAGGTAGTTATTTGTGAAAGGTTTGTTTTATCCAGTCTTGCATATCAGGGAATTGGAAGAGATTTAGGAATAGATGAAGTGAAAAAGATAAATGATTTTGCAACAATGGGAATAGAGCCGGATTTAATTTTATTTTTCAATGTAAATCCCAGGTATTCTCTTAAAAGAAAAACCATAAGACATGGAGGGGATAGGCTGGAAAAAGAAGGAGAAAACTTTCACCAAAAGGTTTATGAAGGGTATCTGAAACTTTTAAAGATATACCCTAAAAATGTTAAAGTGATAGATGCTACAAGTACATTGGAGGAAGTTTTTTATGAAGTCAAGGAGAGCATGAAAAATATTCTTAAAGGAGGGGGAATTACAAAGTGAAGTTAATAATTGCCATAGTTCAGGATCAGGATGTTGTTACTCTTATAGATGAATTAACTGAAAAAAATTTTAGGGTTACAAAGTTGTCTTCAACGGGAGGATTTTTAAAATCGGGAAATACCACGCTTCTGATTGGAGTAGAAAACGAGAAGACACAAGAAGTATTGAAAGTTATCGAATACAGTTGTAAGACCAGAGAAATTACCACTTCTTTATTGACGATGTCTATGCCGGGAGAAAGCTATATTCCATATCCTATGCAGGTAAAAATAGGAGGAGCTACGGTATTTGTTGTAGATGTAGAACAGTATATAAGAGTGTAAATAAAGGGGGAGATAATATGAAGCTGATAATAGTCATTATTCATAATGAAGATGAAAATAGACTGATAAAAGAGTTAATCAAAAATAGATATCAAGCTACAAAGTTATCTTCAACAGGGGGATTTTTAAAGTCAGGAAATACTACTCTTCTTGTAGGGGCGGAAGATGAAAAGGTAGAAGAAATAGTGGATATAATTAAATCTGTATGCAGAAAAGAAACTAAAAACAAAGAAAACAGGAAAGACGAACAAGGAGGAACAAATATATTTATAATGAATGTTGATAAATTTAGGAAGATGTAGTTGGGGGAATTATATGAATTTTCAGGATATAATAGGTCAGGAAAGAATAATTGAAAATCTTAAAAGAGCTTTTAAAAATAATAAACTCAGCCACAGTTATCTTTTTCAGGGAGCCGACGGAATAGGGAAAAAGATGACTGCCTTGGCTTTTTCAAAGGCTCTTTTATGTAAAGAAAAGGGAGAAGAGCCATGCAATCGATGCAGTTCATGCGTTAAATTTGAAACAGGAAATCATCCGGATTTTTTTTTAATTCAGCCGGATAGAGATATAATAAGGAAAGAACAGATTGAAGATGTTATAAGTGATATAAATTTTAAACCCTTTGAGAGCAGCAGAAAAATTTATGTAATAGATGACAGCCAGAAGATGACCAGAGAAGCTCAAAACTGCTTTTTAAAAACCTTGGAGGAACCTCCTGACTATGCTATATTTTTTCTCATTATCGGACAGAACATGGGACTTCTTCCTACAATATTGTCAAGATGTGAGATAATTAAATTTTTCCCTGTGAGAAAAGACGAATTGGAAAAATTTTTAATAAGTAAGTATAAAAAGAGCAAGGAAGAAGCGGAATTTATATCTTCATATTCCAAAGGCAGTGTGGAAAAAGCGATAAGCATTGCTTCATCTGATGAATTCGTTGAATTGAGAGAAGAAACCATAAAAATTATTACGGATATAGTAGAGGGAAACAGTTTAAAACCATTTACTTCAATGGAATTTTTTATAAAAAACGAAAAAAAGAAAGAAGAAATATTTAATATAATATTATATTGGTTCCGAGATATATACCTGTATAAAGAGCTGAAGAAAAAAGACCTGATAATAAATAAAGACAAATTAAAATTGATTTCTGATCAAACTTTTTTAGATATAGATAAAATCAATGATATAATAGATAATGTACAATATACAAAAAATAATGTAGATAGAAAAGCTAATTACCAACTTTCGATAGAAACAATGCTCTTAAACATACAGGAGGGATGAGATGGTAACCGTTGTAGGAATTAGATTTAAAAAAGCAGGAAAGATATATTATTTTGATCCGGACGGATTGAATATAGAAAAAGACGATTGTGTTATAGTTGAAACATCAAGGGGAATAGAATTTGGATACGTGGTGGTAGGAATGAAACAAGTCACGGAAGATGAGATAGTTCCGCCCCTTAAGAAAGTTTTAAGAATCGCAACGGAGGAAGATTATGAAACTCATAGGCTGAATAAAGCAAAAGCTAAAGAAGCCTTTGATATATGTTTGAAAAAAATTGCAGAACACAAATTAGATATGAAACTTATAGATGTGGAATACACGTTTGATAATAATAAGGTCATATTTTATTTTACCGCAGACGGCAGAATAGATTTCAGAGAACTGGTAAAGGATTTGGCAAGTATATTCAGAACGCGTATTGAGTTAAGGCAAATAGGAGTAAGAGATGAAGCAAAGATGATAGGGGGACTTGGTCCCTGCGGGAAGCCTATATGTTGTGCCGCCTTTTTAGGGGAGTTTGAGCCTGTTTCCATTAAGATGGCAAAAGAACAGAATTTATCCCTTAATCCTTCAAAAATTTCAGGTATCTGCGGAAGACTTATGTGTTGTTTAAAATATGAATATGAAGTCTATGAAGAGCTCCTCAAAAAAATTCCTTCTGTAGGCACTATAGTTATTACGCCTTTGGGAAGAGGAACAGTAGTAGACACTTATATCATATTGGAAGCTGTGAAGGTAAAAGTAAAATTAAGCGACGGTACTGAAGGGTTAGTCAATTATAAGGTTTCCGAATTGGAAGTAACGGAAGAAAGGGATCCGGATTATGTTGTCCCTGTGGAAGAAAATCAGGAATTAGAGAATATAGAAAATTTTTGTAATAATACAGGCTGTGAAAGAAACATAGATTGCAAAGGCTGTGAAAGAAATATGAACTGCCCCATGAGAGAAGAAATAGAAAAACGTAAAGAATGAATAATAAATAATAATTCCCCTTTAAATCTTTCTGAATAAATGGTAAAATAACTTTAGTTGTTAAGATAAGTATTTTAGGGGGTGAATGTAAATGGCATATGTAATAGGTGATGCATGTATAGCCTGTGGCAGCTGCGCAGCTGAATGCCCAGTTGAAGCAATAAGTGCCGGAGATGATAAATACGTTATTGATCCAGATAAATGTATTGAGTGTGGATCTTGTGCAAATGTATGTCCGGTAGATGCACCAAAACCAGAATAATGATCTTTAAAAGGCCCCCTAATAGGGCCTTTTTTGATAATGGGAGAGAAAATCTATGGGCATAACTTTGAATTCTGATGAAAGATTGGATACAGTACCGGGAAGTTGTTATAAAATAATACAGAATATAAAAAAATTTTCTTATGGAACAGATGCAGTTCTTCTTGCTAATTACTGTAATATAAAAAGAGGTTCAAAAGTTGTGGATCTGGGAACCGGAACGGGAATTATTCCTCTTTTGCTTGTGGGAAGATTTGAAGCGGATAAGATATATGGATTGGAGATTCAAAAGGATATGGCAGAAATGGCGGAAAGAAGCATTATATTGAATAAACTACAAGATAAAGTTAAAATAATTAATATGGATTTAAGGAATGTTTCTGATTTTTTTAAAAAAGAAAGTTTTGATGTAGTAACTTCAAACCCGCCCTATATGGTTAATGGAGGGGGAATTATAAATTCCGACGATAATTTCAGTATTTCCCGCCATGAAATATGTGCTACCTTAGAAGACATAGTGAAATCCGCAGAATTCCTTTTAAGGGATAAAGGGGAATTTTACATGATTCACAGACCATACAGAATAGCAGATATAATATGGAATCTCAGAAAGTATAAATTAGAACCTAAATCCATATGTTTAGTTTATCCCAAAATTGGGAAAAAACCTAATATGGTATTGATAAAAGGCGTGAAAAGAGGAAATCCCGAATTAAGGTTTGACGATCCTATATATGTTTATAACGAAGACGGAAGTTATACTGATGAAATATATAAAATTTATCGTATGAATAAGGAGAAAAATGATGGATAAAGGTACTCTGTATATATGTCCTACTCCTATCGGCAACCTGGAAGATATAACTTTAAGGACATTAAATATTCTTAAAGAGGCAGACCTAATTGCTGCGGAGGATACCAGACATACATTAAAATTACTAAATTACTATAATATAAAGAAACCCCTCATCAGTTATCACGAGCACAACAAAAGGGAAAGAGGAGAAAAAGTAATTAAAGAGATAATTGAAGGAAAAAGGGTAGCTTTGGTTTCTGATGCGGGAATGCCCTGTATACAAGACCCGGGAGAAGATCTTATTAAACTTGCAATAGAAAAGGAAATACAAATAGTAGCCCTTCCCGGAGCAAGTGCTTTTATTCTGGCATTGGTTCTCTCAGGATTTCCTACGGACAAATTTGTATTTGAAGGGTTTCTTTCTTCATCAAAAAAAGACAGAATTAAAGATCTAAACAGGATTAGAGACGAAAATAGGACCATAATTCTTTATGAGGCTCCTCATAGATTTTTAGATCTGATGGAGGATATAATTCAGGTACTGGGAGATAGGAAAATATCAGTATCAAGAGAACTTACAAAGATTCATGAAGAAACTTTTAGAGGAAAAGTATCGGAAGGAATTAAAAAATTCAAGGAGGAAGGAGTAAAGGGAGAGCTTGTCATAATTCTTGAAGGGAAAAAAGAAGAGGAAAAAAATTTTGATGATTTACCTGTAAAGGAACATATTAAACAGTACATGAGAGAAGGACTTTCTAAAAAAGAAGCAGTTAAAAAGGTAGCCAAGGAGAGAAAATTGCCAAGAAACCAAATATATAAAGAAGGAATAAATATAGAGGATAAATAACCCCTTCTGTAAGAAGGGGCAAATGGAATTATTTCTTTCTTAATTCTTCCAAGCAAGCAGGGCATATATTTTTACCTTTAAAAACTTGAACATCTTTAGCTTGTCCACAGAAAATACATGCTGGGGCATATTTCTTAAGTATAATTTGCTCTCCTTCAACATAAATTTCCAATGCGTCTTTCTCGGCAATATCCAGTGTCCTTCTTAATTCAATAGGTATAACCACTCTTCCAAGCTCATCCACTTTTCTTACAATTCCAGTTGATTTCATATTTCATTCCTCCCATTTATTTAATTTATATCGACTTTATTCTACAAGTTAAATAGTATCATATATGCCAAATTAAGTCAACATTTTTCTGAGTGAATTATGAAAAAATTTTGAGGATATAAAGTTGTAAAGTTTAAATGGAACGGAAAGGGGAAAACATGTATAAAGTTAGTAAGGAACTCAAAGATAGGACAAAAGAACTAAATGAAAAATTAAAAACCAAATACAACAAGGTTTTTCAGATGAGCAAGAATGAAATTATTTCATATATTGAAGAAAATATCGGGGAAATAATTAAACTGGAAAGTTTACCTTTGGAGGAACTTAAAAAATATTATGAAAAGGGAGGAATAATAGGAGTTGATGGCTCAAAAAACAGGATAGGGAGTGCTTCTCCTCATTTTGTGGAATTATATCAGGGCCTTGCTAAATGTACTAAAGGACAAGATTCCTCAGTATATAAGGGGGATTTTTATACTCCTTTGTACAATGAGGAAGAGAAAAATATTTTAAATGAAAATGAGGTAAAGACAAATTCGGAAGAAAAAATTCTTAATTATAAATTATCGAAAATAGAAGTGGATGCGGCTCTTGAAGGCATTAATAAATTTAATCCTTCCGTTGTGATGATGGATGGTTCCTTGATAAGGTACAATATTGAATGTAACAATGAATGGATAAAATTAAAAGATGAATGTGAAAAAAGAAAAATAATACTTATAGGCGTGATAAAAGAAATAGAAACCTCAATTATAGGAAACTCCATGATTAAAAACAAAATTCTCAAAGATTACGAAATATTTGGAGATAGGGAGATGCTCTACGGACTATTGGAATATAAGGATATGATTTTAATAGAAACAAATGTAGGAAATAAAAATGAGGCAGGGCTTTCTTCGGCATTCATCAGAAGTTCCTTTTCACCTACGGCTATCGGATTGGATATATTGGAAAGCCAAAGGGATTGTATAATCGATATGGGGAGGCTTGTTGTTTCACTTACGGCAGAAAACAGCAGGGGTGTTCCCCTGTGGCTTGATATTGTGGATAAAGAAGTAAAGATTTCAGATAAAATGATGAGAGGAATACTGGAAACCGCTTTGGACAGAGAAATATTGGAGAAACTTTTTATTTCCGAAAGAGATAAAAGATGGTTATAGGAGGGAAAGATATGAAGGTTGTGGGAGTAACTACGTGTCAGGAAATATATATAGGCTCAAGGTCCAGAAATTTCAGAATGAATGAATTTCTAATAATACAGGACTCATATCAGGGAGACCTTTTGGGAGAAGTAGTGGAGGCTCAGACTTATAACCGCTACATTCCTTTAAATATAAACGGAGATTTGGCAGACAATCATGTCTTAGAGTCCTTACGAGCAATAGGCTATGATATTGATGAAGATACTATTTACATAGCCAAAATCAGATTGGTAAACGAAGCTTCTTATCCTGTGGAAACCGGGTCGGATGTACGAATTCCGGAATTTTCCGAAGTAAAGGATTTAATGATTAAATCTTCTCTGGAAGAAGGGCTGATATTGGGAGAAATAAAAAATACGGATCAAATGGTAAAAGATATGGATGATGAATTCAAAGATATTCTATATACCTTTGAAAATAATGAACTTAATGAACAGAAAGGCATCCCTTTTATATTTAATTTAAGAAGTATGCATCAATATCCTCATATAGGTGTGTTTGGCGGTTCAGGCTCGGGAAAATCATTTGGACTCAGGGTTATTCTTGAAGAACTTATGAAATTGAGCATTCCGACCATTGTTTTAGATCCTCATTTCGAGATGGATTTTTCTCAGGAAGGAGAATATATTCCGAAGGATTTAAGAAAGGATTTCTCGGAGAAATTTAAGTGTTTTCAAGTAGGATATCATATAGGAGTGAAATTTGAAGAGCTTTCCAATCAGGATTTGAAAAATTTGCTGGAATCTTCGGGTAGAATGTCTGATTCCATGAATAATGTGGTAGATATCCTATTTAAAACGAGAGACTCCTATTTGAGCTTTCATGAAAGATTGAAAATGCTTATGGATGCTCAGGAAGAAGGCTCCTTAGATAAAATAATCAACAAAATAAACGCTGCCACTACAGCTCAAGAAAGGAAAGGATGGGAAAGAAGAAAAGAAATATTTTTAAATTATGATAAAATATGTCCTTACAGTTCAGTAAAAGGAATAATGTGGAGACTCAATAGGCTCAATAATGAAGGGATATTCAGCAAGGATATAAGAGAGGTGGAAGAAAACCTTAAAATGGGTAAACTTGTGGTAATTCAGGGAAGTACAAGAATTCTTCAGGTATTTTCTACCTATCTTTTGAACAATCTTTATCATAAGAGAAGGGAATATAAAGATGCCCAGTATAAAGGAATAGCAGAAGATTATTTTCCGCCTTTTATCATAGTTACGGACGAAGCCCACAATTTTGCCCCGAAGGGATATGAAAGCCCTTCTAAGTCCATACTTAGAGAGATATCCCAGGAAGGAAGAAAATACGGAACCTTTTTAATTTTGGCTACCCAGAGGCCTACCCTCCTTGATGAAACCATCACTGCTCAATTAAACACTAAATTTATATTCAGAACCGTAAGAGCATCGGATATTCAGACAATAAAAGAAGAAACGGATATCACGGAAGAAGAATCAAGAAGGCTTCCATATTTAAAATCGGGAGATGTATTTATTTCTTCTGCCGTAATGGGCAGAACGGTATTTGTAAGAGTAAGAGCAGCGGATACTACAAGTCCCCATATAGAGAATCCCTTTGATGAACTGGTAAGAAACAAATCAGATGATGAAGAAAAATTTTATGATATTATTAAGAACAGTATTCCCATAAATGAGCCTGATATTATATATATAATTCAAGATATAGAAAAAGAAACGGGAATAACATATACGGTGGAAGTTTTTAAGGAAAGGCTGGAAAAATTAGTACAGTCGGGAAGGTTAAAAAAAGAATCCACTCCGTTTTATGACGTATATAGATAGTGATGTTCTATAAAAAAGACTCTCCTCATATATTTAAACAAAAGGAGAGTTTTTTAATGATAAATACCATATGGTTTTTGCTTATATTTTTAGGAATAATTTATTCTCTGTTTTCAGGAAATCTTCAGGAAATAAATAATGCAATCTTAAAAGAAGCCGAGGCAGGAGTACTATTTTCTATAAATCTTATCGGAATTATGTCTTTTTGGCTTGGGGTAATGAACATAGCCGAAAAATCAGGAATATTGAAAAAGATTTCAAGACTGTTCAAAATACCCATTAAAATGCTTTTCCCCGGAGTTCCCGATAATCATCCTGCTCAAAGATGGATAATAATGAATTTGATTTCCAATATGTTTGGAATAGGAAACGGAGCAACAGCCTTTGGGCTGAAAGCAATGAAGGAATTGAATAGTCTTAATCAGAATAAAAAAAGAGCTTCTAATGCTATGTGTATGTTTCTCGTGATAAACATGTCATCAGTTCAATTAGTTCCGTTGACTGTCATCAAGATGAGAATGGATTTGGGATCTAAAAATCCCATGGAAATAATAGCCCCTGCTTTTTTGGCAACATCTGTTTCTTTAATAGTGGGAATAATAACCGTTAAGTTATTGGAGGTAAAATACAGATGTTAAATGCCATATCCGTAATCATCATACCGTTTATTGTAGGGACAATATTATTATATGGTTGGCTTAAAGGAGAAGATATATATTCTCTTTTTATAGAAGGAGCAAAAGAAGGACTAAAGACTTCCATGAAAATCATGCCCTATCTTATAGCGATATTTATAGCGGTAGGGATATTTAGGGCCTCCGGAGCAATGGATATGATGCAAACTTTATTTGAACCGGTGAATAAGATCTTAAAAATACCCGAAGGAATACTTCCGCTTATAATAATCCGTCCCATATCCGGAAGCGGAGCTTTGGGAGCGGTTAAAGACGTGTTGGAACACTGGGGGCCCGATTCTTTTCAAGGAAGAGTTGCGTCAATAATGATGGGCTCTACGGAAACTATTTTTTATACCATATCGGTTTATTTTGGCTCAATAGGAGTAAAAGACTACAGATATACCTTAAAAGCTGCTCTTATTTCTTATGCTGTTTCCATATTCTCATCAATATTGATTGCCGGAATTTTTTTTAGATAATGATAAATTTTAACTAAATTAAAAAAATAGGAGCTCTGAGCTCCTATTTTTTTAAAACATATACCCTTACCTTCCTTCTGCCAAAATCTTTGCAATCATCAGCAGAAGAAAAAAACAGATCTACTCTGCTTCCCTTTATAGCGCTTCCTGTATCTTCAGCTACAGCAAATCCATAATCCTGAGTATGGTCTAAACTTTCTATATACAGTTTAGAACCTAAAGGAATAATGCTTGGATCAACGGAAACTACCCCAGGCCGTGCTTTAGTACCCAAGGCGGTTAAGCCGTAACTATTGTCCCCGGGATTTTTACCTGTACTTTCATAAGATAAATCATAAGCCGTGGCAACGGCTACAAAAGAATGAGTATACCTTATGGCACCACGGGAAGACACAAAGTAATCCTTGGAACCTTTTTCCACAATTCTGGGAATTGGCTGAGAAACAATACTCTCTGATATTGTATCTTGAGAAGATAATTTTCCATCCTTAAATGTTGATTTTACAGTTATTTCTTTTAATCCGTTTGTTCCCTCTTGTACTACCTTTGTAGTTCCCTTT is a genomic window of Acidilutibacter cellobiosedens containing:
- a CDS encoding DNA double-strand break repair nuclease NurA yields the protein MYKVSKELKDRTKELNEKLKTKYNKVFQMSKNEIISYIEENIGEIIKLESLPLEELKKYYEKGGIIGVDGSKNRIGSASPHFVELYQGLAKCTKGQDSSVYKGDFYTPLYNEEEKNILNENEVKTNSEEKILNYKLSKIEVDAALEGINKFNPSVVMMDGSLIRYNIECNNEWIKLKDECEKRKIILIGVIKEIETSIIGNSMIKNKILKDYEIFGDREMLYGLLEYKDMILIETNVGNKNEAGLSSAFIRSSFSPTAIGLDILESQRDCIIDMGRLVVSLTAENSRGVPLWLDIVDKEVKISDKMMRGILETALDREILEKLFISERDKRWL
- a CDS encoding ATP-binding protein, which encodes MKVVGVTTCQEIYIGSRSRNFRMNEFLIIQDSYQGDLLGEVVEAQTYNRYIPLNINGDLADNHVLESLRAIGYDIDEDTIYIAKIRLVNEASYPVETGSDVRIPEFSEVKDLMIKSSLEEGLILGEIKNTDQMVKDMDDEFKDILYTFENNELNEQKGIPFIFNLRSMHQYPHIGVFGGSGSGKSFGLRVILEELMKLSIPTIVLDPHFEMDFSQEGEYIPKDLRKDFSEKFKCFQVGYHIGVKFEELSNQDLKNLLESSGRMSDSMNNVVDILFKTRDSYLSFHERLKMLMDAQEEGSLDKIINKINAATTAQERKGWERRKEIFLNYDKICPYSSVKGIMWRLNRLNNEGIFSKDIREVEENLKMGKLVVIQGSTRILQVFSTYLLNNLYHKRREYKDAQYKGIAEDYFPPFIIVTDEAHNFAPKGYESPSKSILREISQEGRKYGTFLILATQRPTLLDETITAQLNTKFIFRTVRASDIQTIKEETDITEEESRRLPYLKSGDVFISSAVMGRTVFVRVRAADTTSPHIENPFDELVRNKSDDEEKFYDIIKNSIPINEPDIIYIIQDIEKETGITYTVEVFKERLEKLVQSGRLKKESTPFYDVYR
- a CDS encoding nucleoside recognition domain-containing protein, producing the protein MINTIWFLLIFLGIIYSLFSGNLQEINNAILKEAEAGVLFSINLIGIMSFWLGVMNIAEKSGILKKISRLFKIPIKMLFPGVPDNHPAQRWIIMNLISNMFGIGNGATAFGLKAMKELNSLNQNKKRASNAMCMFLVINMSSVQLVPLTVIKMRMDLGSKNPMEIIAPAFLATSVSLIVGIITVKLLEVKYRC
- a CDS encoding spore maturation protein, with product MLNAISVIIIPFIVGTILLYGWLKGEDIYSLFIEGAKEGLKTSMKIMPYLIAIFIAVGIFRASGAMDMMQTLFEPVNKILKIPEGILPLIIIRPISGSGALGAVKDVLEHWGPDSFQGRVASIMMGSTETIFYTISVYFGSIGVKDYRYTLKAALISYAVSIFSSILIAGIFFR
- a CDS encoding 3D domain-containing protein — its product is MKIFWNKNNKYLKILTLLSLAAVLILGIYQAEQKEVIISIDNKTRKVNTFQSTVGELLKSEKISLPEGSKINLKPNYKIDRDTTIVIKTPKTYVINMGGKTAEVQSVNNRVEDILKDLNYKLGELDYTYPALGEKIEPMEEIKIVRVEEKINTVKKELPFESIIKHTDKLEKGTTKVVQEGTNGLKEITVKSTFKDGKLSSQDTISESIVSQPIPRIVEKGSKDYFVSSRGAIRYTHSFVAVATAYDLSYESTGKNPGDNSYGLTALGTKARPGVVSVDPSIIPLGSKLYIESLDHTQDYGFAVAEDTGSAIKGSRVDLFFSSADDCKDFGRRKVRVYVLKK